The Methylomonas koyamae genome has a segment encoding these proteins:
- a CDS encoding transglycosylase SLT domain-containing protein gives MQFTGGRVPQSVINILNTPPTEETARSFSETLNAIQKEHPSVAAKVSDENKDIARIMADEVELGSKTSFADARKIRQQRLDNLASAKTFDDSLLPKDSRYKTLADIASEFGSDFPVSVAEDYRAAYRRQQHLTPHMNDEELSKRALAQITWAKEDIAGKQFTMFNAPSKIYKDPEDLKAFKVITEQYVKDNNIGNFQLIPGARSVDGKTGYLLFNWDKNQFEDKVFSPNKEEAYRIMNPNRGAEFSLGNVIGKIETGIRNPNLISEIQAAQAKVPALADEKGLFTAIAKTESNFNTSAVNPDSKAYGLYQFVESTGKQYGLAPGGSVEDQHSAMISYWRDLTRRYPGDTERALKEYSGYFYNKDKYGEKYANEEFNRYMNTLKKNGYKPA, from the coding sequence ATGCAATTCACCGGTGGTCGTGTCCCGCAATCAGTCATCAATATTTTGAACACACCTCCGACAGAAGAAACCGCTCGTTCATTTTCGGAAACGCTGAACGCAATTCAAAAGGAGCATCCATCGGTTGCGGCGAAGGTTTCGGACGAAAACAAAGATATTGCTCGCATCATGGCCGACGAGGTTGAGCTTGGCTCAAAAACAAGCTTTGCCGATGCAAGAAAGATCAGGCAACAACGCCTCGACAACCTTGCTTCAGCGAAGACGTTTGACGATAGCTTATTACCGAAGGATTCCAGATACAAAACCCTTGCGGATATCGCCAGTGAGTTCGGTTCAGATTTCCCGGTTTCAGTTGCGGAGGATTATCGAGCCGCGTACCGCAGGCAGCAGCATTTGACCCCACACATGAACGACGAAGAGCTATCGAAACGAGCTTTGGCACAAATCACCTGGGCAAAGGAAGATATTGCCGGCAAGCAATTCACAATGTTTAACGCACCGTCAAAAATCTACAAAGACCCCGAGGATTTGAAGGCATTTAAGGTTATCACCGAGCAGTATGTAAAAGACAACAACATTGGGAACTTCCAACTAATCCCCGGTGCAAGATCAGTGGATGGTAAAACCGGTTATTTGTTGTTCAATTGGGATAAAAACCAATTCGAAGACAAGGTGTTTTCACCAAACAAAGAGGAAGCATATCGAATCATGAATCCAAATCGTGGGGCTGAATTTTCTTTGGGTAATGTCATTGGAAAAATTGAAACCGGCATTCGCAACCCGAATTTGATTAGCGAAATTCAGGCAGCTCAAGCCAAGGTTCCCGCGTTAGCTGATGAAAAAGGCTTATTCACCGCCATTGCAAAAACCGAATCGAATTTCAATACCAGTGCGGTAAATCCAGACTCCAAAGCGTATGGGCTTTATCAGTTTGTGGAATCGACCGGTAAGCAATACGGTTTAGCTCCAGGAGGCTCAGTTGAGGATCAACACTCGGCCATGATTAGCTACTGGCGTGATTTGACCAGGCGTTACCCTGGCGATACCGAACGAGCTTTGAAAGAGTACAGCGGTTATTTCTACAACAAGGATAAGTACGGCGAGAAATACGCCAATGAGGAGTTCAATAGATATATGAACACCCTCAAGAAAAATGGATACAAACCAGCATAA
- the terL gene encoding phage terminase large subunit, with protein MTDFDFPLYAAVWYHQSGWEIPEVHFKIFEYLEDEENWGKNKTKIVLLWRGIGKSTITDLWVAYKLTKNPALRFLIMSADGETAKKSTQDILQVLRRHPFSQHLIKAGRDLEVRKDSFFVAGHVDNRNSSVKAKGILSNVTGGRADYIIFDDIEVPKNSGTAHKREELRRRVSEANNLLVPEVGRRLFIGTYHDPESIYDEVAQNGASKLRVPLITNIKGDYPYMEGDSQWPERFSNQWILEKQLSCHSKSEWLSQYLLIPASTSDSVLDVARIKMYDKEVDFVSANNSYHVTIGEHVIRSVSCFWDPAISSARGDDSVVAVVFSDDDNNYFIHRTIAVVGDTDDQCKAVKRIALEFNIPIVNIEMNGIGAMLPPMLIKHLEGTGIGVNSAFNREAKNDRIIKAFETPLYAGRIHAHASVINSPFFHQIRDFNPSVTKARDDFIDAAASAILREPIRIAASVLAMGSINKAWMSQGTFELEMDELVF; from the coding sequence ATGACGGATTTTGATTTTCCGTTGTACGCGGCGGTTTGGTATCACCAGAGCGGTTGGGAAATTCCGGAAGTACACTTCAAGATTTTCGAGTATTTAGAAGACGAAGAAAACTGGGGTAAGAACAAAACCAAGATCGTTCTGCTTTGGCGCGGTATTGGTAAATCGACCATCACTGACCTTTGGGTTGCTTATAAGCTTACGAAGAACCCTGCCCTTCGGTTTTTGATCATGTCAGCGGATGGAGAAACCGCGAAGAAGTCAACCCAGGATATTCTCCAGGTTTTACGCAGGCATCCATTTAGTCAGCATTTGATTAAAGCGGGTCGTGACCTTGAAGTTAGAAAGGACAGTTTCTTTGTAGCTGGTCACGTCGATAACCGAAATTCTTCCGTAAAAGCAAAAGGCATCTTATCCAACGTTACCGGCGGTCGTGCTGACTACATCATCTTTGACGATATTGAGGTTCCAAAAAACTCAGGGACGGCACACAAGCGTGAAGAGCTAAGGCGACGGGTATCCGAAGCAAATAACCTGCTTGTTCCAGAGGTTGGTCGCAGGTTGTTTATCGGTACTTACCACGACCCGGAATCGATTTATGACGAGGTTGCGCAAAATGGTGCTTCAAAGCTTAGGGTGCCACTTATCACCAATATCAAAGGTGATTATCCCTACATGGAAGGTGACAGCCAATGGCCGGAACGTTTTAGCAATCAGTGGATTTTAGAGAAGCAATTAAGCTGCCACAGTAAATCCGAGTGGTTATCGCAATATCTGTTGATTCCAGCGTCAACGAGTGACTCCGTTCTCGACGTTGCACGCATAAAAATGTACGACAAGGAAGTTGATTTCGTTTCTGCGAATAACTCATATCACGTAACGATTGGCGAGCATGTCATCAGAAGCGTTTCTTGCTTTTGGGACCCGGCGATAAGCAGTGCCAGAGGTGACGACTCAGTAGTCGCGGTTGTGTTCTCAGACGACGACAACAATTACTTTATCCACCGAACGATAGCTGTTGTTGGCGACACTGACGATCAGTGTAAAGCGGTCAAGCGAATTGCTCTGGAATTCAATATCCCCATTGTTAATATCGAGATGAATGGTATCGGGGCCATGCTGCCACCGATGTTGATCAAGCACCTCGAAGGTACAGGCATTGGAGTTAACTCAGCCTTCAATCGAGAAGCGAAGAACGACAGGATCATCAAAGCGTTTGAAACGCCGCTGTACGCCGGAAGGATACACGCTCACGCGTCGGTTATTAACTCACCTTTCTTTCATCAAATCCGCGACTTTAACCCATCAGTTACTAAAGCAAGGGACGACTTTATCGACGCGGCCGCGTCGGCCATCTTACGGGAGCCAATTCGGATTGCAGCTTCAGTATTGGCAATGGGCTCCATAAATAAAGCATGGATGTCGCAAGGCACGTTTGAGCTCGAAATGGACGAGCTCGTTTTTTAA